Proteins from one Deinococcus radiopugnans ATCC 19172 genomic window:
- a CDS encoding neutral zinc metallopeptidase translates to MDWKNLPGGGGGIEDRRGSGGIPGGGIAVGGVGGLIIALIAMFFGIDPGAILGDGSQPQTQSQSQTQNQSQGGPATDEDYQFVDRILTSANGVWGGIFKQAGRTYTPARLVLYTRGTQGGCGVANSAVGPFYCPLDNKVYIDTAFFATMQRQLGGGGDFAYSYVLAHEIGHHVQNELGIADQVEREQRSARSEAQANQASVRLELQADCFAGVWGNRVGDQAKITQADVQEAIRTAQAIGDDNLQRQAAGRVVPDSFTHGSSQQRIKWFTTGFQTGDPNKCDTFNQNYNQL, encoded by the coding sequence ATGGACTGGAAAAATCTGCCCGGCGGTGGCGGCGGCATTGAGGACAGGCGGGGCAGCGGCGGTATTCCTGGCGGCGGCATTGCCGTGGGCGGCGTGGGCGGGCTGATCATCGCCCTGATCGCCATGTTCTTCGGCATCGATCCCGGCGCAATCCTGGGCGACGGCAGCCAGCCACAGACGCAAAGTCAGAGCCAGACCCAGAATCAGTCACAGGGCGGCCCGGCCACCGATGAGGACTACCAGTTCGTAGACCGCATTCTGACCAGCGCCAACGGGGTCTGGGGCGGCATTTTCAAGCAGGCCGGGCGCACCTACACCCCGGCGCGGTTGGTGCTGTACACGCGCGGCACGCAGGGCGGCTGCGGCGTGGCGAACAGCGCCGTGGGACCTTTTTACTGCCCACTGGACAATAAGGTGTACATCGACACCGCCTTTTTTGCCACCATGCAGCGGCAACTGGGCGGCGGCGGCGACTTCGCCTACTCCTACGTGCTCGCCCACGAGATCGGCCACCACGTCCAGAACGAGCTGGGCATCGCCGATCAGGTCGAGCGCGAGCAGCGTTCCGCCCGCAGCGAGGCCCAGGCCAATCAGGCCAGCGTCCGGCTGGAGTTGCAGGCCGACTGCTTCGCGGGCGTGTGGGGCAACCGTGTGGGCGATCAGGCCAAGATCACGCAGGCCGACGTGCAGGAGGCCATCCGCACGGCCCAGGCCATCGGCGACGACAACCTGCAGCGGCAGGCGGCGGGCCGGGTGGTGCCCGATTCCTTTACGCACGGCAGCAGCCAGCAGCGCATCAAGTGGTTTACTACAGGATTCCAGACCGGCGATCCCAACAAGTGCGACACCTTCAACCAGAACTACAACCAGTTGTAA